From a single Halogeometricum sp. S3BR5-2 genomic region:
- a CDS encoding glycoside hydrolase family 3 N-terminal domain-containing protein yields MQTGSTSGGGDASTKSRVEELLDRMTLAEKAAQLGSVNAEAILDDDGTLDREAVDEHLSEGIGHLTRLGGEGSLSPADAAERTNELQQYLREETRLGIPAIPHEECLSGYMGPEATTFPQMLGMASTWSPDLLEEVTGTIRTQLEAIGTKHALSPVLDIARDHRWGRVEETFGEDPYLVAAMACGYVNGLQGDGDGITATLKHFAGHGAGEGGKNRSSVNVGRRELRETHLFPFEAAIRTAGAKSVMNAYHDIDGVPCASDEWLLTDVLRGEWGFDGTVVSDYYSVEFLRSEHGVAADEREAGVMAVEAGIDVELPYTDCYGEHLAEAVEDGELSEATLDAAVRRVLRAKVEHGLLDDSTVDAEAAADAFGTEEAEELTTRAARESMTLLKNEDDLLPLSGGETGSVAVVGPKADDAQELMGDYAYPAHYPEEEVELDATTPLDALRARGDEHGFDVLHEQGCTTTGPETDGFDAAADAAESADVALAFVGARSAVDFSDSDRERVNMPSVATSGEGCDVVDLGLPGVQQGLVERLHETGTPLVVVVASGKPHAIEWIAEEVPAVLQAWLPGERGGEGIAAVLFGEHNPGGRLPVSIPRTVGQLPVHYSRKPNTANEEYVYTESAPLYPFGHGLSYTEFEYGDLSLSSDELAPAGTVAAEVTVENTGDRSGYEVVQLYARAENPDQARPVQELVGFERVSLDAGESARVAFDIDATQLAYHDRDFDLAVEEGPYEFRIGRSADDVVSAASFEVTGTKEVPQNGRTYFAETTVSDAE; encoded by the coding sequence ATGCAAACAGGTTCGACTAGCGGCGGCGGAGACGCGTCCACTAAATCGCGGGTGGAGGAACTGCTCGACCGGATGACGCTCGCGGAGAAGGCGGCGCAGTTGGGGTCGGTGAACGCCGAAGCCATCCTCGACGACGACGGAACCCTCGACCGAGAAGCCGTCGACGAGCACCTCTCCGAGGGGATCGGACACCTCACGCGACTCGGCGGCGAGGGGAGCCTCTCGCCCGCCGACGCGGCCGAGCGAACGAACGAACTCCAGCAGTACCTCCGCGAGGAGACGCGGCTGGGAATCCCGGCGATACCACACGAGGAGTGTCTGAGCGGGTACATGGGGCCCGAGGCGACGACGTTCCCGCAGATGCTCGGGATGGCGAGCACGTGGTCGCCGGACCTCCTCGAAGAGGTCACGGGGACGATTCGGACCCAGTTGGAAGCCATCGGGACGAAGCACGCGCTGTCGCCGGTGCTCGACATCGCACGCGACCACCGCTGGGGCCGGGTCGAGGAGACGTTCGGCGAGGACCCGTACCTCGTCGCGGCGATGGCGTGCGGGTACGTGAACGGCCTGCAGGGAGACGGTGACGGCATCACGGCCACGCTGAAGCACTTCGCCGGTCACGGGGCCGGCGAGGGCGGGAAGAACCGCAGTTCGGTCAACGTGGGTCGGCGCGAACTACGCGAGACGCATCTGTTCCCCTTCGAGGCGGCGATTCGGACGGCCGGCGCGAAGTCGGTGATGAACGCCTACCACGACATCGACGGCGTCCCGTGCGCGAGCGACGAGTGGCTGCTGACCGACGTACTTCGGGGCGAGTGGGGCTTCGACGGAACGGTCGTCTCCGACTACTACAGCGTCGAGTTCCTCCGGAGCGAACACGGCGTCGCCGCCGACGAACGCGAGGCGGGCGTGATGGCCGTCGAGGCCGGTATCGACGTCGAACTCCCGTACACGGACTGTTACGGCGAGCACCTCGCCGAGGCCGTCGAAGACGGCGAACTCTCCGAGGCGACGCTCGACGCGGCCGTCCGACGAGTCCTCCGCGCGAAAGTCGAACACGGACTCCTCGACGACTCGACGGTCGACGCCGAGGCCGCGGCCGACGCCTTCGGCACCGAGGAGGCCGAGGAACTGACGACGCGCGCCGCCCGCGAGTCGATGACGCTCCTGAAGAACGAGGACGACCTGCTCCCCCTCTCCGGCGGGGAGACGGGTTCGGTGGCCGTCGTCGGTCCGAAGGCGGACGACGCGCAGGAACTCATGGGCGACTACGCCTACCCCGCTCACTACCCCGAAGAGGAGGTCGAACTCGACGCGACGACCCCCCTCGACGCGCTCCGAGCGCGCGGCGACGAGCACGGGTTCGACGTGCTGCACGAACAGGGATGCACGACGACCGGGCCCGAGACGGACGGCTTCGACGCGGCCGCCGACGCCGCCGAGTCGGCCGACGTTGCCCTCGCGTTCGTCGGCGCGCGGTCGGCGGTCGATTTCTCCGACTCGGACCGAGAGCGCGTGAACATGCCCAGCGTCGCCACCAGCGGCGAGGGCTGCGACGTGGTCGACCTCGGCCTCCCCGGCGTCCAGCAGGGACTCGTCGAACGACTCCACGAGACGGGCACGCCCCTCGTCGTCGTCGTCGCCAGCGGGAAGCCCCACGCCATCGAGTGGATAGCCGAGGAGGTGCCCGCCGTGTTGCAGGCGTGGCTCCCCGGCGAACGCGGCGGTGAGGGAATCGCCGCCGTCCTGTTCGGCGAGCACAACCCCGGCGGCCGCCTCCCCGTCTCGATTCCGCGGACGGTCGGGCAGCTACCGGTCCACTACAGCAGGAAGCCGAACACCGCGAACGAGGAGTACGTCTACACCGAGAGCGCCCCGCTCTACCCGTTCGGCCACGGGCTGAGTTACACGGAGTTCGAGTACGGCGACCTCTCGCTGTCGAGCGACGAACTCGCTCCCGCGGGTACCGTCGCGGCCGAAGTCACCGTGGAGAACACGGGCGACCGCTCCGGGTACGAAGTGGTTCAGTTGTACGCCCGCGCGGAGAACCCCGACCAGGCCCGTCCGGTGCAGGAACTGGTCGGCTTCGAGCGCGTCTCGCTCGACGCGGGGGAGTCCGCGCGCGTCGCCTTCGATATCGACGCGACGCAGCTAGCGTACCACGACCGGGACTTCGACCTCGCGGTCGAGGAGGGTCCCTACGAGTTCCGCATCGGTCGCTCCGCGGACGACGTCGTCTCCGCGGCGTCGTTCGAGGTGACCGGAACAAAGGAAGTGCCGCAGAACGGCCGGACGTACTTCGCCGAGACGACCGTCTCGGACGCCGAGTAG
- a CDS encoding zinc-dependent alcohol dehydrogenase, translating to MRGLTKTSRGHGSMELVDIDRPTPAADEALIEVDYAGLCGSDAGIYEFESAFERMNLPTVIGHEYTGRVVETGDAVTKFAVGDRVVERPIRGCGDCYQCEIGEENVCQNAVITGVDHDGAYAGYVTAPETALHPVPDGVDPKHAALVEPTSIGARAVIQNSRVGAGDRVLVAGPGPIGQLTAQIADAQGGEVVVAGVGQDTEYRLPLAEELGFPTLNVEADDMAARREELTDGIGYDVVFDTTGHPSGLTMAVEQVRKGGQIVLIGQTGETTMPYSPLVRSEIDLQCSYASMYEDFENSFRLIESGDVDHATFLDDRFSLLDADEAFETFLSGGTCKPVFDVSVLRE from the coding sequence ATGCGAGGACTCACCAAGACCAGCCGCGGTCACGGCTCGATGGAACTCGTCGACATCGACCGACCGACCCCCGCGGCGGACGAGGCGCTGATCGAAGTCGACTACGCCGGTCTCTGCGGGAGCGACGCCGGCATCTACGAGTTCGAGTCGGCGTTCGAGCGGATGAACCTCCCGACGGTCATCGGCCACGAGTACACCGGTCGCGTCGTCGAAACCGGCGACGCCGTCACGAAGTTCGCGGTCGGCGACCGCGTCGTCGAGCGGCCGATTCGGGGCTGCGGCGACTGCTATCAGTGCGAAATCGGCGAGGAGAACGTCTGTCAGAACGCCGTGATAACGGGCGTCGACCACGACGGCGCGTACGCGGGCTACGTCACGGCGCCGGAGACGGCGCTCCACCCCGTCCCCGACGGCGTCGACCCGAAGCACGCGGCGCTGGTCGAACCGACGAGCATCGGCGCGCGCGCCGTCATACAGAACTCGCGCGTCGGCGCCGGAGACAGAGTGCTGGTCGCCGGGCCGGGCCCCATCGGTCAACTGACCGCTCAGATAGCAGACGCGCAGGGCGGCGAGGTGGTCGTCGCGGGCGTCGGGCAGGACACCGAGTACCGCCTCCCGCTCGCGGAGGAACTCGGGTTCCCGACGCTCAACGTCGAAGCGGACGACATGGCGGCCCGCCGCGAGGAACTGACGGACGGCATCGGCTACGACGTTGTGTTCGACACGACCGGTCACCCGTCGGGACTGACGATGGCCGTCGAGCAGGTCCGGAAGGGCGGACAGATCGTCCTCATCGGACAGACCGGCGAGACGACGATGCCGTACTCGCCGCTCGTCCGCTCGGAGATCGACCTCCAGTGCTCCTACGCGTCGATGTACGAGGACTTCGAGAACTCCTTCCGGCTCATCGAGTCGGGCGATGTGGACCACGCGACGTTCCTCGACGACCGGTTCAGCCTGCTCGACGCCGACGAGGCGTTCGAGACGTTCCTCTCGGGCGGCACCTGCAAACCCGTCTTCGACGTGTCCGTCCTCCGGGAGTAA
- a CDS encoding fumarylacetoacetate hydrolase family protein — MRYYRLPGGESRSDSDSLVVVDDEGDAYDLSTASDDLGSFTALARAANASDRSVDDIARDRIPDAVRRDLNDVEKNALLPVAPDEVWAAGVTYSISEKARKAESGKPEVYIDVYDSERPELFLKATPSRTVGPHDAIGVRGDSEWDVPEPELGVVLHREEVVGYTVGNDVSSRSIEGENPLYLPQAKVYDRCCSLGPCVATESVVEDPHDLEMSLTIERDEEVVYEDSTSTSEMATTCEKLVEYLKRHNNLPETLVLLTGTALVPPESFTLQEGDCVSIDIDHIGRLVNDTVVV, encoded by the coding sequence ATGCGATACTACCGACTCCCCGGTGGAGAGTCGCGGTCAGACTCCGATTCGCTCGTCGTCGTCGACGACGAGGGGGACGCATACGACCTGTCGACGGCGTCGGACGACCTCGGATCGTTCACCGCACTGGCCCGCGCGGCGAACGCCAGCGACCGGTCTGTCGACGACATCGCTCGCGACCGAATCCCGGACGCGGTCCGGCGCGACTTGAACGACGTCGAGAAGAACGCGCTCCTGCCGGTCGCCCCGGACGAAGTGTGGGCCGCGGGGGTAACTTACAGTATCAGCGAGAAGGCCCGCAAGGCCGAAAGCGGTAAGCCCGAGGTGTACATCGACGTCTACGACAGCGAGCGACCGGAACTGTTCCTGAAGGCGACGCCGTCGCGGACGGTCGGTCCGCACGACGCCATCGGGGTCCGCGGCGACTCCGAGTGGGACGTCCCCGAACCGGAACTCGGCGTCGTCCTCCACCGGGAGGAGGTCGTCGGGTACACCGTCGGCAACGACGTCTCCAGTCGTTCCATCGAGGGGGAGAATCCGCTCTACCTCCCGCAGGCGAAGGTGTACGACCGCTGCTGTTCGCTCGGTCCCTGCGTCGCCACCGAGTCGGTCGTCGAGGACCCCCACGACCTCGAGATGTCGCTGACCATCGAACGCGACGAGGAAGTCGTCTACGAGGACTCCACGTCGACCAGCGAGATGGCGACCACCTGCGAGAAGTTGGTCGAGTATCTCAAACGGCACAACAACCTCCCCGAGACGCTGGTGCTGCTGACGGGCACGGCGCTCGTCCCCCCGGAGTCGTTCACGCTCCAAGAGGGCGACTGCGTCTCCATCGACATCGACCACATCGGCCGTCTCGTCAACGACACCGTCGTCGTCTGA
- a CDS encoding 2Fe-2S iron-sulfur cluster-binding protein, with protein sequence MSTEQSASQTSSTETEPLPSVPNVADPRPGTPVSDDFETGTANDPVVGTRGTEETRITVDGETVTLPEGATIYDAIDEIEPDSSVPALCNYDEDNEDADRIGPRSECRTCMVDTDEHGMVPSCSFPAEDGLTVHTSTEEAEEARSVNLDLILGDHNLRCTTCGQNGRCELQDASIEENVEEPRYGVFDDRDAYEPIDDSSPFIQIDRNKCILCNRCVEACNDVQVEGVLRIEGSGPDTRIAFQNGADTMMDSTCVSCGHCATVCPTGALVEQGLTDMATIPLPGFNQKNSIGKVIGEDYEHQPRQMTPMKKDERPNMSENE encoded by the coding sequence ATGAGTACGGAGCAATCCGCGAGCCAGACAAGCAGTACCGAGACCGAACCACTCCCGTCCGTGCCGAACGTCGCGGACCCGCGGCCGGGCACCCCCGTGTCCGACGACTTCGAGACCGGAACGGCGAACGACCCCGTGGTGGGGACCCGAGGGACCGAGGAGACGCGAATCACCGTCGACGGCGAGACGGTCACGCTGCCCGAGGGCGCGACCATCTACGACGCTATCGACGAGATAGAGCCCGACAGCTCCGTCCCCGCCCTCTGTAACTACGACGAGGACAACGAGGACGCCGACCGCATCGGTCCGCGCAGCGAGTGTCGGACCTGCATGGTCGACACGGACGAACACGGAATGGTGCCCTCGTGCAGTTTCCCGGCCGAGGACGGACTCACCGTCCACACGAGCACCGAGGAGGCCGAGGAGGCGCGCAGCGTGAACCTCGACCTCATCCTCGGCGACCACAACCTGCGCTGTACGACCTGCGGGCAGAACGGTCGCTGCGAACTGCAGGACGCGTCCATCGAGGAGAACGTCGAGGAACCGCGGTACGGCGTCTTCGACGACCGAGACGCGTACGAACCGATAGACGACTCCTCGCCGTTCATCCAGATAGACCGCAACAAGTGCATCCTCTGTAACCGCTGCGTCGAGGCCTGTAACGACGTGCAGGTGGAGGGCGTCCTCCGCATCGAGGGGAGCGGTCCGGACACGCGCATCGCGTTCCAGAACGGCGCGGACACCATGATGGACTCGACGTGCGTCTCCTGCGGTCACTGCGCGACGGTGTGCCCGACGGGTGCGCTCGTCGAGCAGGGTCTGACCGACATGGCGACCATCCCGCTTCCGGGCTTCAACCAGAAGAACAGCATCGGGAAGGTCATCGGCGAGGACTACGAGCACCAGCCCCGCCAGATGACCCCCATGAAGAAGGACGAGCGACCGAACATGAGTGAGAACGAATGA
- the fdhF gene encoding formate dehydrogenase subunit alpha yields MSDQQPDDTGEEKSGVAGFMSRAKEMAESAQERGETTTSHGSDEGHGGPFAPAEHLAESFAANTMSEGRLFDMAGAISDYRLNDVDVTDTTCGYCAVGCRFDVLSKDDEVLGVRPNAEKAPINGISTCVKGKFGYGYANDEDRLTTPLIKEDGEFREASWEEALDRVAEELQETRDEYGPDALGLVSSSKTSNEANYLMQKLARQVLKTNNIDNCNRLCHSPTVAGLSQTVGYGAGSVGTEALGNTDCYLITGSNTTEAHPVLATDIKQNLKEGAEAYVFDPRKVQIAEYATQYARVQPGYDTVWINGLTRHILEEDLQDDEFIENRTVGFDEVKEGVEKFTPEYVEEHTGIPPEKLKNAAEAIATADSCTFCWTLGLTEHSHGTENIISMANLALITGHVGTEKSGLAPFRGQNNVQGGGGDMGPVPGNFPGYQKVTDDDVREKFEEYYGVDDLPDEVGLTITEQFLAADRDNIKSMFVEGENPVISEPNVQHADEVLEGLDFLAVQDIFLTETAEYADVVLPATGHVETNGTYTSSTRHVQLVKRAVDPPGEAKPDWVITQELANRFGFEWDYDSPSDIMDEINDLTPIYGGVTHERLENGEELQWPVWDEDHPGTPHLYEEQFNTADGKAHMFPTDISGPAEREMDDGDYPIKLTTGRVLYQYHTGTMTNREEGIRSYTDELFVEINPETAESLGIADEDPVRITSRKGEIEAMAQVTDRIGPDTIFVPMHVLGDGTDVVNELTDEEHLDEQAHVPEFKVTDVKVVPRDRPTAVDDDASTSSPESADD; encoded by the coding sequence ATGAGCGACCAGCAACCCGACGACACTGGCGAAGAGAAATCCGGCGTCGCAGGCTTCATGTCCCGGGCGAAGGAGATGGCGGAGTCCGCACAGGAACGCGGCGAGACGACGACGAGCCACGGGTCCGACGAGGGGCACGGCGGCCCGTTCGCCCCGGCCGAGCACCTCGCGGAGTCGTTCGCGGCGAACACGATGTCGGAGGGTCGCCTCTTCGACATGGCCGGCGCCATCAGCGACTACCGACTCAACGACGTCGACGTCACCGACACCACCTGCGGCTACTGCGCGGTGGGCTGTCGGTTCGACGTCCTCTCGAAGGACGACGAGGTGCTGGGCGTCCGGCCGAACGCCGAGAAGGCCCCCATCAACGGCATTTCGACCTGCGTGAAGGGCAAGTTCGGCTACGGCTACGCGAACGACGAGGACCGCCTCACGACGCCGCTCATCAAGGAGGACGGCGAGTTCCGCGAGGCGTCGTGGGAGGAGGCGTTGGACCGCGTCGCCGAGGAACTCCAGGAGACGAGAGACGAGTACGGCCCCGACGCGTTGGGGCTCGTCTCCTCCTCGAAGACGTCGAACGAGGCGAACTACCTGATGCAGAAGCTGGCGCGTCAGGTCCTCAAGACCAACAACATCGACAACTGCAACCGGCTCTGTCACTCGCCGACCGTCGCGGGCCTCTCGCAGACGGTCGGCTACGGCGCCGGTTCCGTCGGCACTGAGGCGCTCGGCAACACCGACTGCTACCTCATCACGGGGTCGAACACCACGGAGGCTCACCCCGTCCTCGCAACCGACATCAAGCAGAACCTCAAGGAGGGCGCCGAGGCGTACGTCTTCGACCCCCGAAAGGTGCAGATAGCCGAGTACGCGACGCAGTACGCCCGCGTCCAACCCGGGTACGACACCGTCTGGATCAACGGGCTGACGCGGCACATCCTCGAAGAGGACCTGCAGGACGACGAGTTCATCGAGAACCGCACGGTCGGCTTCGACGAAGTGAAAGAGGGCGTCGAGAAGTTCACGCCCGAGTACGTCGAAGAGCACACGGGCATCCCCCCGGAAAAGCTGAAGAACGCGGCCGAGGCCATCGCCACGGCCGACAGCTGTACGTTCTGCTGGACGCTCGGGCTGACCGAGCACAGCCACGGGACGGAGAACATCATCTCGATGGCGAACCTCGCGCTGATAACGGGCCACGTCGGCACCGAGAAGTCGGGGCTGGCGCCGTTCCGCGGCCAGAACAACGTGCAGGGCGGCGGCGGCGACATGGGTCCCGTCCCGGGCAACTTCCCCGGCTACCAGAAAGTGACCGACGACGACGTCCGCGAGAAGTTCGAGGAGTACTACGGCGTCGACGACCTGCCGGACGAGGTGGGTCTCACCATCACCGAGCAGTTCCTCGCCGCCGACCGCGACAACATCAAGTCGATGTTCGTCGAGGGGGAGAATCCGGTCATCTCCGAACCGAACGTTCAGCACGCCGACGAGGTCCTCGAAGGCCTCGACTTCCTCGCCGTGCAGGACATCTTCCTCACGGAGACGGCGGAGTACGCCGACGTGGTGCTGCCGGCGACGGGCCACGTCGAGACGAACGGGACGTACACGAGTTCGACCCGTCACGTCCAACTCGTCAAGCGGGCCGTCGACCCGCCGGGCGAAGCCAAGCCGGACTGGGTCATCACGCAGGAACTGGCGAACCGCTTCGGATTCGAGTGGGACTACGACTCGCCCAGCGACATCATGGACGAGATAAACGACCTCACGCCCATCTACGGCGGCGTCACCCACGAGCGTCTCGAGAACGGCGAGGAGCTCCAGTGGCCCGTCTGGGACGAGGACCACCCCGGAACGCCGCACCTCTACGAGGAGCAGTTCAACACGGCCGACGGGAAGGCCCACATGTTCCCGACGGATATCTCGGGTCCCGCCGAACGGGAGATGGACGACGGCGACTACCCCATCAAGCTGACGACGGGGCGCGTCCTGTACCAGTACCACACGGGGACGATGACCAACCGCGAGGAGGGCATCCGCTCGTACACGGACGAGTTGTTCGTCGAGATAAACCCGGAGACGGCCGAGTCGCTCGGCATCGCGGACGAGGACCCGGTCCGCATCACCTCGCGCAAGGGCGAGATAGAGGCGATGGCGCAGGTGACCGACCGCATCGGCCCCGATACCATATTCGTGCCGATGCACGTCCTCGGCGACGGCACCGACGTAGTGAACGAACTGACCGACGAGGAGCACCTCGACGAACAGGCGCACGTGCCGGAGTTCAAAGTGACCGACGTGAAGGTGGTCCCGCGGGACCGTCCCACGGCCGTCGACGACGACGCGAGCACGTCTAGCCCCGAGAGCGCCGACGACTGA
- a CDS encoding S1C family serine protease, with translation MRRVSRRRLLRLSGAAVAVGLAGCNRGSDRPAPRTATATAAATETETGMRTTERREATATPTTETPTAEGAYTEAYRRTVDSVTLVSSTVGEGSGFVYDARHVLTNAHVVADDESVDLRFRRGEWSEGSVVGTDRYSDLAVIRVPAVPSYATPIPLLDGQATVGREVIVIGNPYGLDGTATAGIVSGVNRSIDAGTGYTIPDCVQTDAAVNPGNSGGPIVSLNGEVVAVVNAAGGDNLAFGVSAALARRVVPALLATGRYAHPYLGVSLADMTPALASANGIESPAGVYVAAVVAGGPADGVLRGGGETAGAEGVRVSVGGDVIRAADGEAVLTVDDFGSYLALRKRPGDSLSLTILRDATRRTVEVAVGSRAAP, from the coding sequence ATGAGGAGGGTATCACGTCGGCGACTACTCCGCCTGTCGGGCGCGGCGGTCGCGGTCGGTCTGGCCGGGTGCAACCGAGGGTCGGATCGCCCCGCGCCGCGGACCGCGACGGCGACGGCAGCGGCGACCGAAACCGAGACCGGGATGCGGACGACAGAGCGGAGGGAGGCGACGGCCACGCCGACGACCGAGACGCCGACCGCGGAGGGCGCGTACACCGAGGCGTACCGTCGGACCGTCGACTCCGTCACGCTGGTGAGTTCGACCGTCGGCGAGGGGTCGGGGTTCGTCTACGACGCGAGGCACGTTCTGACGAACGCCCACGTCGTCGCGGACGACGAATCGGTCGACCTCCGTTTCCGTCGGGGAGAGTGGTCGGAGGGGTCGGTCGTCGGAACCGACCGCTACAGCGACCTGGCGGTGATTCGGGTTCCGGCGGTCCCGTCGTACGCGACCCCGATTCCCCTCCTCGACGGCCAGGCGACGGTCGGACGGGAGGTCATCGTCATCGGTAACCCGTACGGGTTGGACGGCACCGCCACCGCCGGCATCGTCAGCGGCGTCAACCGCTCTATCGACGCCGGGACGGGCTACACCATCCCGGACTGCGTTCAGACCGACGCGGCGGTCAACCCGGGGAACAGCGGCGGTCCCATCGTCTCCCTGAACGGCGAGGTGGTCGCCGTCGTCAACGCCGCCGGGGGAGACAACCTCGCGTTCGGCGTCTCGGCCGCACTGGCGCGGCGCGTCGTCCCCGCTCTCCTCGCGACGGGCCGCTACGCACACCCCTACCTCGGCGTCTCGCTGGCCGACATGACGCCGGCGCTCGCGTCGGCGAACGGCATCGAGTCGCCGGCGGGCGTCTACGTTGCGGCGGTGGTCGCGGGGGGTCCCGCGGACGGCGTTCTGCGGGGCGGGGGCGAGACGGCCGGCGCCGAGGGCGTCCGCGTCTCCGTCGGCGGCGACGTGATCCGCGCGGCGGACGGCGAGGCGGTGCTCACCGTCGACGACTTCGGGAGCTACCTCGCCTTGCGGAAGCGACCCGGCGACTCCCTCTCGCTGACGATTCTCCGCGACGCGACCCGACGGACGGTCGAGGTGGCGGTCGGGTCGCGTGCGGCGCCCTGA
- a CDS encoding GntP family permease gives MVVQFAHSPLLTFAVGLVLVVLFLVVWDLPAFVGLTLAAFSVGLVNSAFVADFSLADAATRTATAFGNGMAGIGIPILMAAIIGKAMLEAGSAQRIVRGFQSLLGEDRSEYALWGSSTVLAIPVFFDSVLFLLAPLARSMRARRGKNYALYLVAVGAGGSAAHVFIPPTPGPLAVASEIGVDLGMTMLVGVAVALPSATVSGLVFGRWINNRMEIPLRDAMGTSTEELMERANRSSENIPGTLEAALPIVLAVVLVSSKTVVDTLVALYPGLGSVQPVVAFIGDKNVALTIAAIAAALTYLRWSELTRSQWEDELTEALKSGGNIAAITAMGGAFGALLAASGIGSYIAGSLQGIGIGLLVTAWLIAAIVRVAQGSATAAMLTTAGIMAPLANQLAVHPAYLVMAIGSGGIICSWYNDSGFWLMKEVGGLTQVETLKTWTALTTVLSITGIASVLVFSTVLPLS, from the coding sequence ATGGTAGTTCAATTCGCACACAGCCCGCTGCTCACGTTCGCAGTCGGTTTGGTGCTCGTGGTACTGTTCTTGGTCGTCTGGGACCTCCCGGCGTTCGTCGGACTGACGCTCGCGGCGTTCTCGGTCGGTCTCGTCAACTCGGCGTTCGTCGCCGACTTCTCGCTGGCGGACGCGGCTACGAGGACGGCGACAGCGTTCGGGAACGGGATGGCCGGCATCGGCATCCCCATCCTGATGGCCGCCATCATCGGCAAGGCGATGCTGGAGGCGGGGTCCGCTCAGCGCATCGTGCGCGGCTTTCAGTCCCTCCTCGGCGAAGACCGCAGCGAGTACGCTCTGTGGGGCAGCAGTACCGTGCTCGCCATCCCCGTCTTCTTCGACAGCGTCCTCTTCCTCCTGGCGCCGCTGGCCCGTTCGATGCGGGCGCGTCGCGGGAAGAACTACGCGCTGTACCTCGTCGCCGTCGGCGCCGGCGGTTCCGCGGCGCACGTGTTCATCCCGCCGACGCCGGGTCCGCTGGCCGTCGCCAGCGAAATCGGCGTCGACCTCGGGATGACCATGCTCGTCGGCGTCGCCGTCGCCCTCCCCTCCGCGACCGTCTCCGGACTCGTCTTCGGTCGCTGGATAAACAACCGGATGGAGATTCCGCTCCGCGACGCGATGGGGACGTCGACCGAGGAGCTGATGGAGCGCGCGAACCGCTCCTCCGAGAACATCCCCGGGACGCTGGAGGCGGCGCTCCCCATCGTCCTCGCCGTCGTCCTCGTCAGTTCGAAGACGGTCGTCGACACGCTCGTCGCCCTGTACCCCGGTCTCGGCTCCGTCCAACCGGTCGTGGCGTTCATCGGCGACAAGAACGTGGCGCTGACCATCGCGGCCATCGCGGCGGCGCTGACGTACCTCCGCTGGTCCGAACTGACGCGCTCGCAGTGGGAGGACGAACTCACCGAGGCGCTGAAGAGCGGCGGAAACATCGCAGCTATCACGGCGATGGGCGGTGCCTTCGGCGCGCTATTGGCCGCTTCGGGTATCGGTTCGTACATCGCCGGCAGTCTACAGGGCATCGGTATCGGCCTTCTCGTGACCGCGTGGCTCATCGCCGCCATCGTTCGCGTCGCACAGGGCTCAGCGACGGCCGCGATGCTCACCACCGCGGGCATCATGGCTCCGCTCGCTAACCAACTCGCCGTCCACCCCGCGTATCTGGTGATGGCCATCGGCTCGGGCGGCATCATCTGCTCGTGGTACAACGACTCGGGCTTCTGGCTGATGAAGGAGGTCGGCGGCCTCACGCAGGTGGAGACACTGAAGACGTGGACCGCGCTGACGACGGTGCTCTCCATTACCGGCATCGCCTCCGTCCTCGTCTTCTCGACGGTCCTCCCCCTCTCCTGA